A single genomic interval of Clostridium facile harbors:
- the pfkA gene encoding 6-phosphofructokinase has product MKKIGVLTSGGDAPGMNAAIRAVVRSAISRGMEVVGIQRGYNGLINGEIIPLNVRSVSDIIQYGGTKLYTARCPEFRFDEGLRKAKKTCFDNNINGIVVIGGDGSFRGAADLSARGVPCVGIPGTIDNDIQCTDYTIGYDTAMNTAMEMVDKLRDTTMSHDRCSVVEVMGRHAGYIALNTGIACGASYIIVPELELDLNDLFEKIRRASSSGKHHFIVMVAEGIGNVTELAKEIESATGIESRATILGHVQRGGSPTVRDRVAASRLGYHAVELLSQGIGNRVVGLQKDQIVDFDIQEALNMKKEFPMELYNLAHEISF; this is encoded by the coding sequence ATGAAAAAAATTGGCGTTTTAACCAGTGGTGGGGATGCCCCAGGGATGAATGCTGCAATCCGTGCGGTTGTGCGTTCCGCAATTTCCAGAGGAATGGAAGTAGTGGGAATCCAACGTGGTTATAACGGATTAATTAATGGTGAAATTATCCCTTTAAATGTAAGAAGTGTTTCTGATATTATCCAGTATGGCGGTACCAAATTGTATACTGCCCGTTGTCCGGAATTCCGCTTTGATGAAGGCTTGCGCAAAGCGAAAAAAACTTGTTTTGACAACAACATCAATGGGATTGTTGTTATCGGTGGGGATGGCTCTTTCCGTGGAGCGGCTGATCTATCCGCAAGAGGGGTACCATGTGTAGGGATTCCTGGTACCATTGATAATGATATTCAGTGTACTGATTATACCATTGGCTATGATACTGCTATGAATACCGCTATGGAAATGGTGGATAAATTGAGGGATACTACCATGTCCCATGACCGTTGCAGCGTGGTGGAAGTAATGGGAAGACATGCCGGCTATATTGCCTTGAATACCGGGATTGCCTGTGGTGCCAGCTATATTATTGTTCCAGAATTAGAGCTGGATTTAAACGATTTGTTTGAAAAAATTCGTCGGGCAAGTTCTTCTGGTAAACATCATTTTATCGTTATGGTGGCAGAAGGGATTGGAAATGTAACCGAGCTGGCCAAAGAGATTGAATCCGCTACTGGGATCGAATCCAGAGCAACTATTTTAGGCCATGTACAGCGTGGCGGAAGCCCAACTGTACGGGATAGGGTTGCAGCTAGCCGTTTGGGTTACCATGCGGTAGAACTGTTATCCCAAGGGATTGGCAACCGTGTTGTCGGCCTGCAAAAAGATCAGATTGTGGATTTTGATATTCAGGAAGCCCTGAATATGAAAAAAGAATTTCCAATGGAACTTTACAACCTGGCGCACGAAATTTCTTTCTAA
- the yfmF gene encoding EF-P 5-aminopentanol modification-associated protein YfmF translates to MYPLKREQIANGVYFNSILDKRFKTNRISVNLFLPLDSTTATERAIIPFLLRKGNQSCPDMTQLNRKLMSLYGAYLEADVRKIGDNQVLNLSISCLDDTYGLEGEALTQQAATILCESLLKPNLEQGLFRQQDLAIEKQNLIDLINSEINEKRIYAIGRLTELMCNTEPYGNNKYGSVEQAETLTAEQVTNAYRQVISTADIQIIYAGCGNEQVAKQVFQQAFANVQRENTYSMKNSVVKQVDKLQEVTERFQVAQSKMVLGFRTGTEATDQQTNAMRLMCAIYGGTPFSKLFLNVREKMSLCYYCAARMDKIKGIMTVDCGIENQNIEKAKQEILHQLELMKQGDFTQEEIDHTRLSLMNGAKTVGDSLANLEVWYLMQICCGTEYTPQDEIAMLDHCTREDIIAAANQVQLDTVYVLTSKEDDHE, encoded by the coding sequence ATGTATCCATTAAAAAGGGAACAGATTGCGAATGGGGTTTATTTTAATTCGATTCTTGATAAACGTTTTAAAACAAACCGCATTTCTGTCAATCTGTTTTTACCATTAGATTCAACTACCGCTACTGAGCGGGCGATTATCCCGTTTTTGTTGCGAAAAGGGAACCAGAGTTGCCCGGATATGACGCAGCTTAACCGCAAGTTAATGTCGTTATACGGGGCTTATTTGGAAGCTGATGTACGTAAAATAGGGGATAACCAGGTGTTAAACCTCTCGATTTCCTGTTTGGATGATACCTACGGGTTAGAAGGGGAAGCTCTTACCCAACAGGCTGCTACCATTTTATGTGAAAGTTTGCTAAAACCAAATCTGGAACAAGGGCTGTTCCGCCAGCAGGATTTGGCAATTGAAAAACAAAACCTGATTGATTTGATTAACAGCGAAATCAATGAAAAACGGATTTATGCCATCGGGCGTTTAACCGAGTTGATGTGCAACACAGAACCTTATGGAAATAATAAATATGGTTCAGTAGAACAGGCGGAAACCTTGACAGCAGAGCAGGTGACCAATGCTTACCGCCAGGTGATTTCCACTGCGGATATTCAGATTATTTATGCAGGCTGTGGAAATGAACAGGTTGCGAAACAGGTATTCCAGCAAGCGTTTGCCAATGTACAGCGGGAGAATACTTATTCTATGAAAAATTCCGTTGTAAAACAGGTGGACAAGCTCCAAGAGGTGACTGAGCGTTTTCAGGTGGCACAGTCCAAAATGGTGTTGGGCTTCCGTACTGGTACGGAAGCAACCGACCAGCAGACCAATGCCATGCGGCTGATGTGTGCTATTTATGGTGGAACACCGTTTTCCAAACTGTTCCTGAATGTCCGTGAAAAAATGAGCCTGTGCTACTACTGTGCAGCCCGTATGGATAAAATCAAGGGGATTATGACGGTGGATTGCGGCATTGAAAACCAGAATATTGAAAAAGCAAAACAGGAAATCCTTCACCAGCTGGAATTGATGAAACAAGGGGACTTTACCCAGGAAGAAATTGACCACACCCGTTTGAGCCTGATGAATGGGGCGAAAACGGTGGGAGACAGCCTGGCAAACCTGGAAGTTTGGTATCTGATGCAGATTTGCTGTGGTACTGAATATACTCCACAAGATGAGATTGCTATGCTGGACCATTGTACCCGGGAAGACATTATTGCAGCAGCAAACCAGGTACAGCTGGATACCGTATACGTACTAACCAGTAAGGAGGATGACCATGAATAA
- a CDS encoding VOC family protein, with amino-acid sequence MKIEHIAVYVNQLEEMKNFFVSFFGAVPNEGYYNPKTGFRSYFLSFSDGVRLEIMHRPDLCDTQKQPFRTGYAHIAFCVGSKQKVDELTQQLSQAGYPVVSGPRTTGDGYYESCILGPEENLIELTI; translated from the coding sequence ATGAAAATAGAACATATAGCAGTTTATGTGAATCAGCTGGAAGAAATGAAGAATTTTTTTGTTTCGTTTTTTGGCGCTGTTCCAAACGAAGGTTACTACAATCCTAAAACAGGATTCCGGTCGTATTTCCTCTCGTTTTCAGATGGGGTACGGTTGGAAATCATGCACCGGCCTGATTTGTGCGATACACAAAAGCAACCATTCAGAACTGGTTATGCCCATATTGCTTTTTGCGTTGGCAGCAAACAAAAAGTGGACGAGCTGACCCAGCAACTTTCCCAGGCAGGATATCCAGTGGTTAGCGGTCCAAGGACCACTGGAGATGGATACTACGAAAGCTGCATCTTGGGGCCAGAAGAAAACCTGATTGAATTGACAATATAA
- a CDS encoding DNA polymerase III subunit alpha: MGFVHLHVHTEYSLLDGACRIQEIASHVKEMGQDAIAITDHGNMFGAIDFYRACKAEGIKPIIGCEVYVAPRTRFDKVHKIDTGPSHLVLLCKNMVGYQNLVKLVSAGYVEGFYNRPRIDHGLLREHSEGLIALSACLAGEIPRALLANDYDRAKQIALDYQETMGKGNFYLEIQNHGISDQQAILPRMVKLSQETGIGLVATNDAHYIKKEDAKTQKVLLCIQTGKTLQEELAIEFPTEEFYLKSEQEMKQLFQNFPGAIENTEKIAEECNLEFEFGKTKLPHFETPNGEDNKEYFLSLCEEGLHRYYGENPPEKIMQRYQYEIDVISKMGFIDYYLIVSDFVRYAKSQKIPVGPGRGSGAGSLIAYCIGITGIDPIQYNLLFERFLNPERISMPDFDIDFCYERRQEVIDYVIHKYGADHVAQIITFGTLATRGAIRDVGRVMGMPYDTVDKIAKMIPNRLGITIQDSLDASVELAQAYQQDAQVHELIDTAKKLEGMPRNTSTHAAGVVISDRPVDEYVPLAKNDEAIVTQYTMNTIADLGLLKMDFLGLRNLTVIHDAEKAIQFHTPEFSIDTIPLEDKKTFAMLSQGESDGVFQFESDGMKRVLSRMKPSCLEDLIAVLSLYRPGPSQFIDRFIENRLHPESITYRHESLRHILDVTYGVIVYQEQVMQIFRELAGYSFGRADLVRRAISKKKASVMEQERQNFIHGKINEDGSVECIGAVANGIPEPVAEAIFNDMSSFASYAFNKSHAAAYSLLSYQTAYLKCHYPMEYMAALLNSVLYNTDKIIFYIGECKKQHIQMLPPDINHSRVKFIVEDGKIRFGLLAVKKLGKGVIQKIVAEREKNGPFQDLYQFISRMLEYDMTKSVILSLIQCGAFDCFPQNRRQMVESYEAILENIQFSKRTNVTGQINLFQTVAAEEEQHTYPNVAEYSNEELMEMEKMTTGLYLSSHPLDPYEDILQKWKLDQVLEILKDEESSYYKEKSVVQIAGTITSLKKIQTKAGAAMAFGVVEDRTGQIEVIFFPNIYAQSAQSISEGAPVLVNGSISEKDGDKKVLCNDLVCLQKEKPKTVYLKLDSRTDKRIPAIKQEIASHPGLCQVSFYLQDENKYLKLSSKKGIRLDQAEQNRLVYLLGNGNVVVK, encoded by the coding sequence ATGGGATTTGTTCATCTTCATGTCCATACGGAATACAGCCTGTTAGACGGTGCGTGCCGAATTCAGGAGATTGCTTCCCATGTGAAAGAAATGGGGCAGGATGCCATTGCGATTACCGACCATGGCAATATGTTTGGAGCAATTGATTTTTATCGCGCCTGTAAAGCGGAAGGAATCAAACCAATTATTGGCTGCGAAGTGTATGTGGCACCAAGAACCCGCTTTGATAAAGTGCATAAAATTGATACCGGTCCAAGCCATCTGGTGCTTTTGTGCAAGAATATGGTGGGATATCAAAACCTGGTAAAGCTGGTATCCGCCGGTTATGTGGAGGGGTTTTATAATCGCCCTAGGATTGACCATGGTTTGCTGCGGGAACATAGCGAGGGGCTTATCGCCTTGTCCGCCTGCCTTGCTGGAGAAATTCCAAGGGCTTTGCTGGCAAATGATTATGACCGTGCCAAACAGATTGCGTTGGATTATCAGGAAACCATGGGGAAAGGGAACTTTTATTTGGAAATCCAAAACCATGGAATTTCTGACCAACAGGCGATCCTCCCCAGAATGGTAAAACTATCCCAGGAAACAGGGATTGGTTTAGTCGCAACGAACGACGCCCATTATATCAAAAAAGAGGACGCTAAAACCCAAAAAGTTTTACTGTGTATCCAAACAGGAAAAACATTACAGGAAGAACTGGCGATTGAATTCCCTACCGAAGAATTCTATCTCAAATCAGAACAGGAGATGAAGCAGCTATTTCAAAACTTTCCAGGAGCAATCGAAAACACAGAAAAAATTGCGGAAGAATGCAACTTGGAATTTGAATTTGGTAAAACAAAGCTGCCTCATTTTGAAACACCGAACGGAGAGGACAATAAGGAATATTTCCTTTCCCTCTGCGAGGAAGGTTTACACCGTTATTATGGGGAAAATCCGCCTGAAAAAATTATGCAGCGATATCAATATGAGATTGATGTCATCTCCAAAATGGGTTTCATTGATTATTATTTGATTGTATCTGACTTTGTTCGTTATGCTAAATCGCAGAAAATTCCAGTTGGCCCGGGACGTGGTTCGGGAGCGGGAAGCTTAATTGCATATTGTATTGGGATAACTGGAATTGACCCGATCCAGTATAACCTGCTATTTGAGCGTTTTCTAAATCCAGAGAGAATCAGTATGCCGGATTTTGATATTGATTTTTGCTATGAACGCCGCCAGGAAGTAATTGACTATGTGATTCACAAATATGGAGCGGACCATGTGGCACAGATTATTACCTTTGGTACTCTGGCAACCAGAGGTGCTATCCGTGATGTTGGACGTGTCATGGGAATGCCATATGATACGGTGGATAAAATCGCCAAGATGATTCCAAATCGTTTGGGGATTACGATTCAGGACTCCCTAGATGCTTCGGTAGAGCTGGCTCAAGCATACCAGCAGGACGCCCAGGTTCACGAACTGATTGATACGGCAAAAAAACTGGAGGGTATGCCCAGAAATACCTCTACCCATGCTGCTGGGGTGGTAATCAGCGACCGCCCGGTGGACGAATATGTGCCTCTAGCAAAAAATGATGAGGCAATTGTTACCCAGTATACAATGAATACCATAGCCGATTTGGGGCTTTTAAAAATGGACTTTTTAGGCTTGAGGAACCTGACTGTCATCCATGACGCAGAAAAAGCGATTCAGTTCCATACCCCTGAATTTTCTATTGATACCATACCGTTAGAGGATAAAAAGACATTCGCTATGCTATCGCAAGGGGAATCGGACGGGGTATTCCAATTTGAAAGCGATGGGATGAAACGAGTGCTGAGCCGTATGAAGCCCTCTTGTTTGGAGGATTTAATCGCGGTCTTGTCTTTGTACCGCCCTGGGCCATCTCAGTTTATTGACCGGTTTATTGAAAACAGGTTGCATCCCGAATCCATCACCTACCGCCATGAATCATTGCGGCATATCCTGGATGTCACCTATGGGGTTATTGTTTACCAGGAACAGGTCATGCAGATTTTCCGGGAGTTGGCAGGGTATTCGTTTGGGCGCGCTGACCTGGTACGCCGTGCGATTTCCAAAAAGAAAGCTAGCGTGATGGAACAGGAACGCCAAAATTTTATCCATGGAAAAATCAATGAGGACGGCAGCGTGGAATGTATTGGCGCTGTGGCGAACGGAATCCCAGAACCGGTTGCGGAAGCAATTTTCAACGATATGTCCAGCTTCGCCTCCTATGCCTTTAATAAATCCCATGCAGCGGCATACTCTTTGCTATCCTATCAAACCGCTTATCTAAAATGCCATTACCCTATGGAATATATGGCGGCTTTGCTGAACAGCGTTCTGTACAATACAGATAAAATTATTTTCTATATTGGGGAATGTAAAAAACAGCATATCCAAATGCTTCCGCCGGATATCAACCACAGTCGTGTCAAGTTTATCGTAGAGGATGGGAAAATCCGTTTTGGACTGCTGGCAGTAAAAAAACTGGGCAAAGGGGTCATCCAGAAAATCGTAGCGGAACGGGAGAAAAATGGACCATTTCAGGATTTATACCAGTTTATCAGCCGGATGCTGGAATACGATATGACCAAATCGGTGATATTGAGTTTAATCCAGTGCGGTGCGTTCGATTGTTTTCCCCAAAACCGGCGCCAAATGGTGGAATCCTATGAAGCGATTTTAGAAAACATCCAGTTTTCTAAACGTACCAATGTCACTGGACAGATTAACCTGTTCCAAACAGTTGCGGCGGAGGAAGAGCAGCACACCTATCCGAATGTAGCGGAGTATTCCAACGAGGAATTGATGGAGATGGAAAAAATGACCACGGGGCTGTACCTTTCTTCCCATCCTTTAGACCCATATGAGGATATTTTACAAAAATGGAAGCTGGATCAAGTTTTGGAAATCCTAAAAGATGAGGAATCTTCCTATTACAAAGAAAAATCGGTGGTACAGATTGCGGGTACGATTACCAGCTTGAAAAAAATCCAGACAAAAGCAGGGGCGGCTATGGCTTTTGGTGTTGTAGAGGATCGTACTGGGCAGATAGAGGTAATTTTTTTCCCGAATATTTATGCCCAATCTGCACAATCTATCTCAGAGGGTGCGCCTGTATTGGTAAATGGTTCTATCTCAGAAAAAGATGGGGACAAAAAGGTGCTGTGTAATGACCTAGTCTGTTTGCAAAAGGAAAAGCCAAAAACTGTTTATTTAAAATTGGACTCCCGTACCGACAAGCGGATTCCTGCTATTAAACAGGAAATTGCCTCCCATCCTGGGTTGTGCCAGGTATCCTTTTATTTACAGGATGAGAACAAATATTTAAAGCTATCTTCTAAAAAAGGAATACGGTTGGATCAGGCGGAACAAAACCGTTTGGTTTACCTGCTTGGCAACGGAAATGTGGTAGTAAAATAG
- the whiA gene encoding DNA-binding protein WhiA produces the protein MSFSVAVKDELCEVMPADRECMLVELTAMLLFSRAFERGNCVMQTENRKIADRFIDFLIDEFETILTVITAPSLKRNGTHLYTLTVDNPQDLDRIKEHFFQNGMPKMVTPEQLKDENALASFVRGAYVSCGSMNDPHKEYHLEFVVQNHDLAANLASILSSVNIPIKLTQRKNNFILYLKESENIEDLLTLMGATNSTLELMNIKVMKDMRNKVNRVTNCETANIGKTVAASAKQVEDIKLIIQKKGIEYLPDNLKEVAQIRLENPELSLNELVQAMGNQISKSGINHRLKRIGEIADKLRS, from the coding sequence ATGTCATTTTCAGTAGCTGTCAAAGATGAGCTTTGCGAAGTAATGCCGGCGGACCGGGAGTGCATGCTAGTAGAATTGACAGCCATGTTGTTATTTAGCCGTGCGTTTGAGCGTGGAAACTGCGTGATGCAAACCGAAAACCGAAAAATTGCGGACCGCTTTATTGATTTTTTGATTGACGAGTTTGAAACCATCCTGACGGTAATTACCGCGCCCAGCCTAAAGCGGAATGGAACCCATTTGTATACCCTTACAGTAGATAATCCCCAGGATTTGGATCGGATTAAGGAGCATTTTTTTCAGAACGGCATGCCGAAAATGGTAACGCCGGAGCAGTTGAAGGATGAGAATGCCCTGGCTTCTTTTGTGCGGGGGGCATATGTTTCCTGTGGTAGCATGAACGACCCTCACAAAGAATACCATCTGGAATTTGTGGTTCAAAACCATGATTTGGCGGCAAACCTTGCAAGTATCCTCTCCTCTGTTAATATTCCAATTAAATTGACCCAACGGAAAAATAACTTTATTTTATATTTAAAAGAAAGTGAGAATATTGAAGACCTGCTCACCTTAATGGGTGCTACCAATTCCACCTTGGAACTAATGAACATCAAAGTGATGAAAGATATGCGGAACAAGGTAAACCGGGTAACCAACTGTGAAACCGCTAATATCGGAAAAACCGTAGCGGCTTCCGCAAAACAGGTGGAGGATATCAAACTGATTATCCAGAAAAAAGGGATAGAATACCTTCCCGACAATTTGAAGGAAGTAGCACAGATCCGGCTGGAAAACCCAGAGCTTTCTTTAAATGAGCTAGTGCAGGCAATGGGAAACCAAATCAGTAAATCCGGTATTAATCATCGGTTAAAAAGAATTGGTGAAATCGCGGATAAATTGCGCTCGTAG